A genomic region of Solanum dulcamara chromosome 2, daSolDulc1.2, whole genome shotgun sequence contains the following coding sequences:
- the LOC129871240 gene encoding uncharacterized protein LOC129871240 — protein sequence MSPRRQIPQENGPVLDQVTDEEFRTAITMLAHIVANQGEMAPQNMITPASRVRNFTKMNPPEFHGLKGDEDPQDFVYEVYKIMDIKGNSAEEKAEMEAYLLREGEKLEERRIREAKRARFEDGFSNAKTGEDNGRFQQGQILQFQGSPQTSGQRFDKDRVSYPKGQGGDVNVSGTTLLTCTKCKRNHGGRSLMGTGACFGCGKIGHKVSKCPNKMREERPQRQATEGGKAQ from the exons ATGTCTCCAAGAAGACAAATCCCTCAAGAAAATGGTCCTGTTCTTGATCAAGTAACTGATGAGGAATTTCGGaccgctatcactatgctagctcaCATAGTAGCCAACCAAGGAGAAATGGCTCCTCAAAATATGATCACACCAGCTTCAAGAGTTAGAAACTTTACAAAgatgaaccctcccgagttcCATGGTTTAAAAGgcgatgaggatccccaagactttgtgTATGAGGTATATAAGATTATGGATATTAAGGGGAATTCTGCTGAAGAGAAGGCGGAGATGGAGGCCTACCTACTTAGGG aaggagagaaGCTGGAAGAGAGAAGGATAAGGGAGGCCAAGAGGGCTCGGTTTGAAGATGGATTTTCTAATGCTAAGACCGGTGAGGATAATGGTCGTTTTCAACAAGGCCAAATATTACAATTTCAAGGTTCCCCTCAAACTTCTGGCCAAAggtttgataaggatagggtgtcataccctaagggaCAAGGTGGAGATGTGAATGTTAGTGGTACTACTCTCCTTACCTGCACCAAGTGTAAAAGGAATCATGGGGGTAGGTCTTTGATGGGAACGGGTGCttgttttggatgtggtaaaATAGGGCACAAAGTCTCTAAATGCCCTAACAAGATGAGAGAAGAACGTCCTCAAAGGCAAGCTACAGAAGGTGGAAAAGCTCAATGA